In the genome of Pseudomonadota bacterium, one region contains:
- a CDS encoding N-acetylneuraminate synthase family protein — MAIARDLIESAARFAKADFVKFQKRCNRELLTAEEYNAPHPNPANSYGDTYGAHREFLEFDPDQHRQLMRWCEEFGIGYSTSVWDMTSAREMAALNPYMLKVPSACNLHFEMLEFLARDYAGEIHISMGMTTPAEQEEIVTLLERLDVHNRVVLYACTSGYPVPFDQVCLLEVARLRELYAHRVKDIGFSGHHLGIAVDVAAVTLGANWVERHFTLDRTWKGTDHPASLEPDGLRKLVRDVRAVATALTHKPTAILDIEAPQRAKLKRLPGVHLR, encoded by the coding sequence ATGGCCATCGCCCGCGATTTGATCGAATCCGCGGCGCGCTTCGCCAAGGCCGACTTCGTCAAGTTCCAGAAGCGCTGCAACCGTGAACTGCTGACGGCCGAGGAATACAACGCCCCGCATCCCAATCCCGCCAACAGCTATGGCGACACCTACGGCGCGCATCGCGAGTTCCTGGAGTTCGACCCCGACCAGCATCGCCAACTCATGCGCTGGTGCGAGGAGTTCGGCATCGGCTATTCGACCTCGGTGTGGGACATGACTTCGGCGCGCGAAATGGCGGCGCTCAATCCCTACATGCTGAAGGTGCCGTCGGCCTGCAACCTGCATTTCGAGATGCTGGAATTCCTGGCCCGCGATTACGCCGGTGAGATCCATATCTCCATGGGCATGACCACGCCCGCCGAGCAGGAAGAGATCGTGACCTTGCTCGAGCGGCTCGACGTGCACAACCGCGTGGTGCTGTACGCCTGCACCTCGGGCTACCCGGTGCCGTTCGACCAGGTCTGCCTGCTGGAAGTGGCGCGCCTGCGCGAACTGTATGCCCATCGCGTCAAGGACATCGGTTTCTCAGGCCATCATCTCGGCATCGCCGTCGACGTCGCGGCGGTGACCCTGGGCGCCAACTGGGTGGAGCGTCACTTCACGCTCGATCGCACCTGGAAGGGCACCGATCACCCGGCCTCGCTCGAGCCCGATGGCCTGCGCAAACTGGTGCGCGACGTACGCGCGGTGGCCACCGCGCTGACCCACAAGCCGACCGCCATTCTCGACATCGAGGCGCCCCAGCGCGCCAAGCTCAAGCGTCTGCCCGGCGTGCACCTGCGCTGA